One Arthrobacter sp. StoSoilB20 DNA segment encodes these proteins:
- a CDS encoding DUF6531 domain-containing protein — MTEFVEMPLLPDSDGAHGGRFVYGVAESLKGAFESAASRVDEHSGSRTPLVTGAGEDFRGHFSEVFAANAVTASRDAESLAAALRKVAEYVGTMIERAREEDDRRRENNEWVRRHNNRNWLEQFGDSLWGEEARPNMEPGNAPSFPSEAPASGSRETPGPGGGYGGGVSSARPESLRTFAAGSRGLDEGIASVPGSLEGELSSFADRCGWGRIDAAGVVSAFRQYLQANEADAAWAVVVADAFAAAGGEGAVSTLSDAAVNEALAAAGVSGTRTGLVIDPPTAAGAVPSSGYANDPVNTATGNFIEPETDLGFAGAAADLAVTRMYNSLGSGLGTVGVFGPGWASVLDQHLALTDEGCRWVMADGRAVDFPREGAGWARAVGENYWLTRHPVEEPWLAELTSVPEGVTEVLVVTDNQGGWWAYTTAGVWLGTGAGPGRTISAHREAAAASVAETAVDGGVPGVVCRLVHVRGRFVEIDYVDGVVGVVRSSDGRRVEYGYDAEGRLVTVGTETGTRRYGWNEQGLIGSVVSAAGVVEAENTYDEAGRVIMQVTQHGRRTRFAYLPGRVTVVSDEDGSRSNSWVADSKGRLVGVLDAEDRRQSMSYDGHSNLVSLTERDGAVTVHGYDTRGRKIRTVTPEGADLSYGWDEQDRITTLVTASGSVVTYEYADELSRDPSVVVDPLGGRTELVWRDGLLTQVTDPVGVMIGFEYDGFGDLTGTSNAAGDTARIVRDRAGRPVAAVSPSGAETRFGYDEAGVLVRRVDPDGAVWAFEHDAAGRTTAVVAPDGGRTVFEYAPNGELSRTTDPLGRVVERVVDELGNLTAAVLPDGGRWGFTHDNLSRLVGITDPAGHDWVREYDTVGALTAVIDPTGVRTGAVTDRTAGTASLTDAFAANTYSFDEYGRPTKIESVDGSAELITYDGAGNPVELVDGEGGLTVLGRDAAGKITSITSPTGAVTRFEYDHCGRPWKSIDPVGAVTELSYDVDQRLTARRLPTGEVETFAYDACGRLTAKHTPGDGTARYGYDKVGRLSFAQDSWYGTRRFEYNLAGELTGTINGVGGRTGFEYDTRGRLTRITDPNGGVTTRTYTATDQVDSVTDPLGRVTTATYDAAGRQLSQTDPDGHATTWAYDAAGREASTSVDGALIAAIERDLAGRRVVITDHTGGAGYAVEHELCFDRRGLLTRRSNGTGTGSQVLGWEYDGDGNRTAFTDPTGTTTRYIRDAAGRVVKVSNPLLGDAAFTHDASGRITTATAGDLVQEWVYRGGNLSEHTRTTTADNGTNPPGAADVTLIGREDGGRITGLSRGGVVTRYGYDTAGQMVSATTSDSHNVSASGSVVGWEYDAGGRLLRETTPTGARTFAYDAAGQLLAVTDPDGARTEYVYDGLGRRVRVIGADGSWTEYAWGPTGYLTGTIEKDRDGAERNRHRLHVDALGELATVDGATLWWDTAAPVPTLAGANSTQVVSLPGGVTGIGDAWTTPGWRAARPTDQHDPWAVLGTPATPHPGSPATTSTGVGSAAGFGGALPAGIGLTAGGGIDIAGLEWLGARAYDPATRGFLSTDPLAPVLGAGWDGNPYSYAGNNPLNTTDPTGLKPLTDADLKAYDGSSRGAIAATGDWLGDNWEYVVGGAAVVGGAVLMFVPGGQLAGMGLMSFGADVVIQKATTGQVNWGNAIGSGVMGVAGGGVGMMVTKSASLVVGRVVAGQAARSMASNVATSTLTRATGNAAVIARRFGANLLKDMVGSGAAGGVAGTVDYVRERVQKGGPWTAQGLLGSAAGGASTGVISGALSPAAGHAATKGLQVVSSMGINTGAGFAGEMVKSGVNGEAFNPAKALLSSSMAGTSASTASALRGLAPQGYRELVGTSTSAPIDYFTKTNVSTEVLNGAIGLTANAVVDESWK, encoded by the coding sequence GTGACCGAGTTCGTTGAGATGCCGTTGTTGCCGGATTCCGATGGTGCCCATGGTGGCCGGTTTGTGTATGGGGTTGCTGAGTCGTTGAAGGGTGCTTTTGAGTCCGCAGCGTCGCGGGTTGATGAGCATTCGGGGTCGCGGACGCCGTTGGTGACCGGGGCGGGGGAGGATTTCCGGGGGCATTTTTCGGAGGTGTTCGCGGCGAACGCGGTGACGGCGTCCCGGGACGCGGAGTCCTTGGCCGCGGCGTTGCGGAAAGTCGCGGAGTATGTGGGCACCATGATCGAGCGTGCGCGGGAAGAGGATGACCGGCGTCGGGAGAACAACGAGTGGGTGCGGCGGCATAACAACCGCAACTGGCTTGAGCAGTTTGGTGACAGCCTTTGGGGTGAGGAAGCGCGTCCGAATATGGAGCCCGGGAACGCGCCGTCGTTCCCGTCCGAAGCCCCGGCGTCGGGGTCGCGGGAGACCCCTGGCCCGGGTGGCGGGTACGGGGGCGGGGTCTCCTCGGCCCGTCCGGAGTCGTTGCGGACTTTCGCTGCGGGTTCCCGTGGCCTGGATGAGGGGATTGCGTCGGTGCCGGGGTCCTTGGAGGGGGAGTTGTCTTCGTTCGCGGACCGGTGCGGGTGGGGCCGGATCGACGCTGCTGGTGTGGTGAGCGCGTTCCGGCAGTATTTGCAGGCCAATGAGGCGGATGCGGCGTGGGCTGTGGTGGTCGCGGACGCGTTTGCTGCTGCCGGGGGTGAGGGTGCGGTCTCGACCCTGTCGGATGCGGCGGTGAACGAGGCGTTGGCCGCGGCGGGGGTTTCGGGGACCCGGACGGGGTTGGTCATTGACCCGCCCACGGCGGCCGGGGCGGTGCCCTCGTCCGGGTATGCCAATGATCCGGTGAACACGGCCACGGGGAATTTTATTGAACCGGAAACGGATCTGGGGTTCGCCGGGGCGGCCGCGGACCTGGCGGTCACAAGGATGTATAACTCTCTCGGTTCGGGCCTGGGCACTGTTGGGGTGTTTGGTCCGGGGTGGGCGTCGGTGCTGGACCAGCACCTGGCCTTGACTGATGAGGGGTGCCGGTGGGTGATGGCCGACGGCCGGGCGGTGGACTTCCCGCGTGAGGGTGCGGGTTGGGCCCGCGCCGTCGGGGAGAACTACTGGCTCACCCGCCACCCGGTCGAGGAACCGTGGTTGGCGGAGCTGACCTCGGTCCCCGAAGGTGTTACCGAGGTGTTGGTTGTGACTGATAACCAGGGCGGTTGGTGGGCTTACACCACTGCCGGGGTGTGGCTCGGGACCGGGGCAGGGCCCGGCCGGACCATCTCCGCCCACCGTGAAGCCGCGGCTGCATCTGTTGCGGAGACTGCGGTCGATGGTGGTGTGCCGGGTGTGGTGTGCCGGTTGGTGCATGTGCGGGGCCGGTTTGTGGAGATTGATTACGTTGATGGTGTGGTCGGGGTGGTCCGTTCCTCGGATGGGCGCCGGGTTGAGTACGGGTACGACGCCGAGGGCCGTTTGGTCACCGTGGGCACGGAGACCGGCACCCGTAGGTATGGGTGGAACGAGCAGGGCTTGATCGGGTCGGTGGTCTCGGCCGCGGGTGTGGTGGAGGCCGAAAACACGTATGACGAGGCCGGCCGGGTCATCATGCAGGTCACTCAGCATGGGCGGCGGACGCGGTTCGCTTATTTACCGGGCCGGGTCACGGTGGTCTCTGATGAGGACGGGTCCCGGTCGAATTCCTGGGTCGCTGATTCGAAGGGCCGCCTGGTGGGGGTGCTGGACGCGGAGGACCGGCGCCAGTCCATGTCTTATGACGGGCACTCGAATCTGGTGTCCTTGACCGAGCGTGACGGCGCGGTCACGGTCCATGGTTACGACACCCGGGGCCGGAAGATCCGGACCGTGACCCCGGAAGGCGCGGACCTGAGCTACGGCTGGGACGAGCAGGACCGTATCACCACCCTGGTGACCGCGTCCGGGTCCGTCGTGACCTATGAGTACGCCGATGAGCTGTCCCGGGACCCGTCCGTGGTGGTTGACCCGTTGGGTGGCCGGACCGAGCTGGTGTGGCGGGACGGGCTCCTGACCCAGGTCACGGACCCGGTTGGGGTCATGATTGGTTTTGAGTACGACGGGTTCGGGGACCTGACCGGAACGTCCAACGCCGCAGGTGACACCGCGAGGATTGTGCGGGACCGGGCGGGCCGTCCGGTGGCGGCGGTGAGCCCGTCGGGGGCTGAGACACGGTTCGGTTATGACGAGGCCGGGGTGTTGGTGCGTCGGGTGGACCCGGACGGGGCGGTGTGGGCGTTCGAGCACGACGCCGCGGGCCGGACCACCGCGGTGGTCGCCCCGGATGGGGGCCGGACGGTGTTCGAGTACGCCCCCAACGGGGAACTGTCCCGCACCACCGACCCGCTCGGCCGGGTCGTGGAGCGGGTGGTTGATGAGCTGGGTAACCTCACGGCTGCGGTGTTGCCGGACGGGGGCAGGTGGGGCTTCACCCACGACAACCTCTCCCGGCTGGTGGGTATCACGGACCCTGCCGGGCATGACTGGGTGCGGGAGTACGACACGGTCGGTGCCCTGACCGCCGTGATCGATCCGACCGGTGTCCGGACCGGGGCGGTCACCGACCGGACGGCCGGGACGGCGTCCCTGACGGACGCGTTCGCCGCGAATACTTATAGTTTTGATGAGTACGGCCGGCCCACGAAAATCGAATCTGTCGACGGGTCCGCGGAACTCATCACGTATGACGGTGCGGGCAACCCTGTCGAGTTGGTCGATGGTGAGGGCGGGTTGACGGTCCTGGGCCGTGACGCTGCGGGGAAGATTACCTCGATTACCTCACCGACGGGGGCGGTGACCCGGTTCGAGTACGACCACTGCGGCCGCCCGTGGAAGAGCATTGACCCGGTCGGGGCGGTCACGGAACTGTCCTACGACGTCGACCAGCGCCTCACCGCGAGGAGACTGCCCACCGGTGAGGTCGAAACGTTCGCTTACGACGCGTGTGGCCGGTTGACCGCGAAGCACACCCCCGGGGACGGGACGGCCCGGTACGGGTACGACAAGGTTGGGCGGCTGAGTTTTGCCCAGGATTCCTGGTACGGGACCCGCCGCTTCGAATACAACCTCGCCGGGGAACTGACCGGGACCATCAACGGGGTGGGTGGCAGGACCGGCTTCGAGTACGACACCCGCGGCCGGCTCACCCGCATCACCGACCCCAATGGTGGGGTCACCACCCGCACGTATACGGCCACGGACCAAGTCGATTCGGTGACGGACCCGCTCGGGAGGGTCACCACGGCGACCTACGACGCGGCAGGCCGGCAACTCTCCCAGACGGACCCGGACGGGCACGCCACCACCTGGGCCTACGACGCCGCGGGCCGGGAAGCGTCCACCTCGGTGGACGGTGCCCTGATCGCCGCCATTGAACGTGACCTGGCGGGCCGGCGGGTGGTCATCACCGACCATACCGGCGGGGCGGGGTATGCGGTGGAGCACGAACTGTGCTTTGACCGCCGCGGCCTCCTCACCCGCCGCTCCAACGGGACCGGGACCGGGAGTCAGGTGTTGGGGTGGGAGTATGACGGTGACGGGAACCGCACCGCCTTCACAGACCCCACCGGCACCACCACCCGTTACATCCGCGACGCCGCGGGCCGGGTCGTGAAGGTGTCGAACCCGTTGCTCGGGGATGCGGCCTTCACCCACGACGCTTCCGGGCGGATCACCACCGCCACCGCAGGGGACCTGGTGCAGGAGTGGGTGTATCGGGGAGGGAACCTCAGCGAGCACACCCGCACCACCACCGCCGACAACGGCACCAACCCTCCGGGTGCTGCTGATGTGACGTTGATCGGTCGTGAGGACGGCGGCCGGATTACCGGCTTGTCCAGGGGCGGGGTCGTGACCCGGTACGGGTACGATACTGCCGGGCAAATGGTCTCCGCCACCACCAGCGACAGCCACAACGTGTCGGCGTCGGGTTCGGTGGTGGGGTGGGAGTACGACGCCGGTGGGCGGCTGCTCCGCGAAACCACCCCCACTGGGGCCCGCACCTTCGCCTATGACGCCGCAGGGCAGTTACTTGCTGTCACGGACCCTGACGGTGCCCGGACTGAGTACGTGTATGACGGGCTGGGCCGCCGGGTCAGGGTGATCGGGGCCGACGGGTCCTGGACCGAATACGCCTGGGGCCCCACCGGCTACCTCACCGGCACCATCGAGAAGGATCGGGACGGGGCCGAACGAAACCGGCACCGGCTCCACGTCGACGCGCTCGGTGAACTCGCCACCGTGGACGGGGCGACCTTGTGGTGGGACACCGCAGCGCCCGTGCCGACCCTCGCCGGTGCCAACTCTACCCAGGTGGTGTCCCTGCCCGGCGGAGTCACCGGCATCGGCGACGCGTGGACCACACCCGGGTGGCGTGCCGCCCGACCGACCGATCAGCACGATCCCTGGGCCGTCCTCGGCACCCCCGCCACCCCACACCCGGGCAGCCCCGCAACAACCAGTACAGGGGTTGGTTCCGCTGCTGGGTTCGGTGGTGCGTTGCCCGCCGGTATCGGCCTGACCGCCGGTGGCGGGATCGACATCGCAGGGCTCGAATGGCTCGGCGCCAGGGCGTACGACCCGGCCACCCGGGGATTCCTCTCCACCGACCCCCTCGCCCCCGTCCTGGGCGCGGGCTGGGACGGGAACCCCTACTCCTACGCCGGAAACAACCCCCTCAACACCACCGACCCCACCGGCCTGAAACCCCTCACCGATGCCGACCTGAAAGCCTACGACGGGTCGTCCCGCGGCGCCATCGCCGCCACCGGAGACTGGCTCGGAGACAACTGGGAATACGTCGTCGGAGGGGCCGCTGTGGTCGGCGGGGCCGTGTTGATGTTCGTCCCCGGCGGACAACTCGCGGGCATGGGATTGATGAGCTTCGGCGCCGACGTCGTCATCCAAAAAGCAACCACCGGCCAAGTCAACTGGGGTAATGCCATCGGGAGCGGTGTTATGGGTGTGGCCGGCGGTGGCGTGGGAATGATGGTTACTAAGTCTGCTTCACTGGTTGTTGGAAGAGTGGTGGCGGGCCAAGCTGCGCGAAGTATGGCTTCAAATGTTGCGACTTCGACGTTGACTCGTGCCACAGGCAATGCCGCAGTCATTGCACGGAGGTTCGGCGCTAATTTGTTGAAAGACATGGTCGGCAGTGGTGCAGCAGGAGGTGTAGCCGGAACCGTAGATTATGTCCGGGAACGCGTTCAGAAGGGCGGTCCCTGGACAGCCCAAGGACTGTTGGGTAGCGCGGCTGGAGGTGCCTCCACGGGTGTCATCAGCGGGGCACTGAGTCCTGCGGCTGGGCACGCAGCTACAAAAGGACTTCAGGTTGTTTCATCTATGGGCATCAACACAGGCGCTGGATTTGCGGGTGAGATGGTGAAGAGCGGGGTGAATGGAGAAGCCTTTAACCCGGCAAAGGCTCTGCTTTCATCTAGCATGGCGGGTACCAGCGCCTCTACGGCGTCCGCCCTGCGAGGCCTTGCTCCGCAAGGGTATAGGGAACTTGTTGGAACAAGTACCTCTGCTCCCATCGACTACTTCACTAAGACTAATGTGAGTACTGAAGTATTGAATGGAGCAATTGGTTTGACCGCAAATGCTGTTGTTGACGAGTCGTGGAAGTGA
- a CDS encoding DUF805 domain-containing protein: MDMKTVDPAGGGVAEVKGSGELAGPLYGASFGRSVKRFFAKYAKFSGRASRSEFWWSQLFVFLVMVVPYLVMTVGFVASTAWAQQNPNVQSMGFDPATGQEVFYEAAPGIVNAPTGSLMVVGFILVVILGLAILVPQLSLLWRRLHDANLAGPLAFVGLVPLVGGLAVLILALMPSKAEGRRFDPR, encoded by the coding sequence ATGGATATGAAGACTGTTGATCCTGCAGGCGGAGGCGTTGCGGAGGTTAAAGGTTCGGGTGAGCTGGCTGGTCCTCTCTATGGTGCGTCGTTTGGTAGGTCGGTGAAGCGGTTCTTTGCCAAGTATGCGAAGTTCTCTGGTCGCGCCTCGCGGAGTGAGTTCTGGTGGAGTCAGCTTTTCGTTTTCCTGGTGATGGTGGTCCCGTACCTCGTGATGACGGTCGGGTTCGTGGCCAGTACTGCCTGGGCTCAACAGAACCCTAATGTGCAATCCATGGGTTTCGATCCGGCCACCGGGCAAGAAGTGTTCTATGAGGCCGCTCCTGGTATCGTGAATGCCCCGACTGGAAGTCTCATGGTGGTAGGTTTCATTCTCGTCGTTATTCTGGGGCTGGCCATTTTGGTGCCGCAGCTGTCGTTGCTTTGGCGGCGTTTGCACGACGCAAATCTTGCGGGTCCGCTTGCGTTCGTTGGGCTTGTTCCCCTAGTCGGCGGACTGGCTGTTTTGATTCTGGCGCTTATGCCCTCCAAGGCGGAAGGTCGGCGCTTCGACCCCCGTTGA
- a CDS encoding tyrosine-type recombinase/integrase produces the protein MKRSGILRIAPRDLRHSAVGLAVSAGASVKAVQKVLGHSSAAMTLDVYADPFDGDLDSVSDALDHAVSLAGVPKMCPPA, from the coding sequence GTGAAGCGTTCCGGGATCCTCAGGATCGCTCCGCGCGATCTCCGGCACTCCGCTGTCGGCTTAGCCGTGTCGGCCGGCGCCAGCGTGAAGGCCGTCCAAAAAGTGCTTGGCCACAGCTCGGCCGCAATGACGTTGGACGTCTACGCGGATCCCTTTGACGGGGACTTGGACTCAGTTTCAGACGCTCTAGATCACGCTGTATCTCTGGCGGGTGTGCCCAAAATGTGCCCACCCGCCTGA
- a CDS encoding zinc-binding alcohol dehydrogenase, producing MTISQEHERKHGHEAHAYWVTETGDGELRQEALPERQEGEALVRTLYSGVSRGTERVVHEGRVPERVADLMQAPHQEGDFPGPVKYGYLSVGMVEQGPEQWVGKTVFSLHPHQDFYVIPTSQLTAIPEDVPARRAVLTGIVEVAINALWEAGPRLGDRVAVVGGGLVGGVLATLLRKYPLGRLQLVDADPEKRKLAETINIEFAEPEVAKSDNDIVFHCSASNEGLKLSLQLAGDDSDVIELSWFADKEVTLPLGEDFHARRLNIRSSQVGAVALPRRHRRTNAQRLEQAARELKDPLFDTFLTSECQFRNLPTTLVKLFERPGGFCHVVAYPTPED from the coding sequence ATGACGATTTCGCAGGAACACGAACGGAAACACGGGCACGAAGCCCACGCCTACTGGGTCACTGAGACGGGCGATGGTGAGCTGCGCCAGGAAGCCCTGCCGGAAAGGCAGGAAGGCGAAGCCCTCGTCAGGACCCTGTACTCAGGCGTCAGCCGGGGCACGGAGCGCGTGGTCCACGAGGGCCGGGTCCCGGAGCGCGTGGCTGACCTCATGCAGGCCCCGCACCAGGAGGGCGACTTCCCGGGCCCGGTGAAGTACGGCTACCTGAGTGTGGGGATGGTCGAGCAAGGACCGGAACAGTGGGTAGGAAAAACCGTCTTCAGCCTGCACCCCCATCAGGACTTCTACGTGATCCCCACCAGCCAGCTCACCGCAATCCCCGAGGACGTCCCTGCCCGCCGCGCGGTGCTCACGGGCATCGTTGAGGTCGCCATCAACGCACTCTGGGAAGCCGGACCGAGGCTGGGTGACCGGGTCGCCGTCGTCGGTGGTGGTTTGGTGGGCGGCGTCCTGGCGACGCTGCTGCGGAAGTATCCGCTGGGCCGCCTGCAGTTGGTGGATGCGGATCCGGAGAAGCGAAAGCTGGCGGAAACCATCAACATCGAATTCGCCGAACCAGAGGTTGCAAAAAGCGACAACGACATCGTCTTCCACTGTTCCGCTTCCAACGAGGGCCTCAAATTGAGCCTGCAACTGGCCGGCGATGACTCCGACGTCATCGAGCTTTCCTGGTTCGCCGATAAGGAAGTTACCCTGCCGCTCGGCGAGGACTTCCATGCCCGCCGCCTGAACATCCGTTCCAGCCAGGTGGGTGCAGTGGCCCTCCCGCGACGGCACAGGCGCACCAACGCCCAACGACTCGAGCAAGCGGCAAGAGAACTGAAAGACCCGCTGTTCGACACATTCCTGACCAGCGAATGCCAGTTCCGGAACCTGCCCACCACACTCGTTAAATTGTTCGAACGGCCCGGCGGTTTCTGCCACGTGGTCGCCTACCCCACCCCGGAGGATTAG
- a CDS encoding 6-carboxytetrahydropterin synthase, which produces MFSLTVRRHFMIAHSLPREAFGPAQGLHGATFVAEVSFRRPDLNDDAIVLDIGAAGGILEEILEDLNYKNLDEHPAFKGKLSTTEALAKHIADAMATRIQDTDDGPALSGIDVVLRENPDAWAGYSLELPVK; this is translated from the coding sequence ATGTTCAGCCTGACCGTCCGACGCCACTTCATGATCGCCCACAGCCTTCCCCGCGAAGCGTTCGGCCCGGCCCAGGGCCTCCATGGTGCAACGTTTGTGGCCGAAGTCAGTTTCCGTCGCCCGGATCTCAATGACGACGCAATCGTTCTGGACATTGGCGCAGCGGGCGGAATCCTTGAGGAAATCCTGGAGGACCTTAACTACAAGAACCTCGACGAGCACCCGGCATTCAAGGGCAAGCTCTCCACCACCGAGGCACTGGCCAAGCACATCGCCGACGCCATGGCCACCCGGATCCAGGACACAGATGATGGCCCGGCACTCAGCGGCATCGACGTCGTCCTCCGTGAAAACCCCGACGCCTGGGCCGGTTACTCGCTGGAGCTCCCGGTCAAGTAG
- a CDS encoding glycosyltransferase family 4 protein produces the protein MRIRFLVPGNVRHGSGGNKYNAKLAEHLTVLGADVETVRVDGDWPVGSPADKQRFAEALDGGTTVIADGLVASGAPEEVAGAVGKGTKVWILSHMALADHGELEAKALAAATGIICPSSHSAAELEARHGPQTIVIATPGADKANPAQGSQPPRIVAVAALLPNKSQTLLVESLASLQDLEWEAALIGSENADPAYAAEVRAAVEHYRLEDRISITGELSGIALDEEWHKADLSVLMSQSESFGMVVTESLAHGVPVLVRRGTGAEEALGDSGAGAVTDAKVLADKLRAWLTNPALQKRWRNNALQAREHLQGWDATAATVLSALATKPQSLL, from the coding sequence GTGCGCATCCGCTTCCTTGTCCCGGGGAACGTCAGGCACGGCTCCGGCGGAAACAAGTACAACGCCAAGCTCGCCGAGCATCTGACCGTCCTGGGCGCTGACGTTGAGACCGTAAGGGTCGACGGCGACTGGCCGGTTGGGAGCCCGGCGGACAAGCAGCGATTCGCGGAAGCGCTCGACGGCGGCACAACGGTGATTGCCGACGGCTTGGTGGCGAGTGGGGCGCCGGAGGAGGTCGCCGGCGCCGTGGGCAAAGGAACCAAAGTCTGGATCCTGTCCCATATGGCGTTGGCGGACCATGGCGAGCTTGAAGCCAAGGCGCTGGCCGCCGCAACCGGAATCATCTGCCCCAGTTCCCACTCCGCCGCTGAGCTCGAGGCGAGGCACGGCCCGCAGACCATCGTCATCGCAACGCCGGGGGCCGACAAAGCAAACCCCGCCCAGGGATCGCAGCCGCCGCGCATCGTAGCCGTGGCCGCACTGCTGCCGAACAAGAGTCAGACACTCCTGGTCGAATCCCTCGCCAGCTTGCAGGACCTCGAGTGGGAGGCCGCCCTTATCGGCTCGGAGAACGCTGACCCGGCGTACGCCGCGGAGGTGCGGGCCGCCGTCGAGCATTACAGGCTTGAGGACCGCATCAGCATCACGGGCGAGTTGAGTGGCATCGCCCTCGATGAGGAGTGGCACAAGGCCGACCTCAGTGTTCTCATGTCGCAGTCCGAATCTTTTGGCATGGTGGTCACCGAATCGCTGGCCCACGGGGTTCCGGTTCTGGTACGACGGGGAACGGGCGCGGAGGAAGCGCTTGGCGATAGCGGGGCTGGCGCTGTCACCGACGCCAAAGTTCTCGCCGACAAGCTCCGCGCCTGGCTCACCAACCCCGCCCTGCAGAAGCGCTGGCGCAACAATGCCCTCCAAGCCCGCGAGCATCTACAAGGCTGGGACGCCACTGCCGCGACTGTCCTCAGCGCGCTGGCGACTAAACCACAAAGTTTGCTGTAG
- a CDS encoding nucleoside deaminase → MSATEPYHADQMAWMGLALDEARLALKTDDVPIGAVVLGPDGGVLGSGRNEREAHGDPTAHAEVVAIRQAAASLRLRAQAMGGSGDGWRLEDCTLVVTLEPCAMCAGAIVLARIPRVVFGAWDEKAGAVGSVFDILRERRLNHWVEVYAGVREEECAALLREFFASHRLPPPEHRPPA, encoded by the coding sequence ATGAGCGCCACCGAGCCGTATCACGCAGACCAAATGGCCTGGATGGGCCTTGCCCTGGACGAGGCCCGGTTGGCGCTGAAAACGGACGACGTACCCATTGGCGCGGTGGTGTTGGGTCCCGACGGCGGCGTACTGGGTTCCGGACGCAACGAACGTGAGGCGCATGGGGACCCGACCGCCCACGCGGAAGTGGTGGCCATCCGCCAGGCGGCTGCTTCGCTGCGACTTCGCGCTCAGGCTATGGGCGGCTCGGGTGACGGTTGGCGGCTTGAGGACTGCACCCTGGTGGTGACCCTTGAGCCGTGTGCCATGTGTGCCGGTGCCATTGTCCTGGCGCGTATCCCCAGAGTGGTGTTTGGCGCGTGGGATGAGAAGGCAGGAGCGGTGGGCTCGGTGTTCGATATCCTCCGTGAGCGCCGCCTCAACCACTGGGTGGAGGTCTATGCGGGTGTCCGTGAAGAGGAATGCGCGGCGCTTCTCAGGGAGTTCTTCGCCTCTCACCGGCTGCCGCCACCGGAGCACCGCCCACCCGCCTGA
- the upp gene encoding uracil phosphoribosyltransferase, with protein MRTLVVDHPLVAHKLTVLRDKNTPSPVFRQLTEELVTLLAYEATREVKTQPVEIETPVTKTIGTAFTKPTPLVVPILRAGLGMLEGMTKLVPTAEVGFLGMARDEETLDIITYAERLPEDLTGRQIFVLDPMLATGGTLREAIKFLFKRGASDVTCICLLAAPEGLAKLEEELSDANVNIVLASIDEKLNEKSYIVPGLGDAGDRLYGVAG; from the coding sequence ATGCGCACACTCGTCGTGGACCACCCGCTGGTCGCCCACAAGCTCACCGTTCTGCGGGATAAGAACACCCCTTCACCGGTCTTCCGGCAACTCACTGAAGAACTCGTCACCCTCCTGGCCTACGAAGCCACCCGCGAGGTCAAGACGCAGCCAGTGGAGATCGAGACCCCTGTCACCAAGACCATCGGCACGGCGTTCACCAAGCCCACGCCGCTGGTGGTTCCCATCCTGCGCGCAGGCCTCGGCATGCTCGAGGGCATGACCAAGCTGGTCCCCACCGCTGAGGTGGGCTTCCTGGGCATGGCCCGCGACGAAGAAACCCTGGACATCATCACCTACGCCGAGCGCCTCCCCGAGGACCTCACCGGCCGCCAGATCTTTGTCCTGGACCCTATGCTCGCTACCGGCGGCACCCTGCGTGAGGCCATCAAGTTCCTCTTCAAGCGCGGCGCTTCGGACGTCACCTGCATCTGCCTGCTGGCCGCTCCCGAGGGCCTGGCCAAGCTGGAAGAGGAACTCTCGGACGCAAACGTCAACATTGTCCTCGCATCGATTGACGAGAAACTCAACGAGAAGTCATACATCGTGCCGGGCCTGGGCGACGCCGGAGACCGCCTCTACGGCGTGGCTGGCTAG
- a CDS encoding glyoxalase superfamily protein — protein sequence MDWKLELVFVPVSDVDRAKDFYVNKVGFNADFDERPTDGIRFVQLTPPGSACSIAIGEGLTDAPPGSAPNLQVVVADINKAHEHLKANGVDVSDVDVQDWGHFVYFADPDGNQWAVQYLPQRPNG from the coding sequence ATGGACTGGAAACTTGAACTGGTATTTGTCCCTGTCTCCGACGTCGATCGCGCGAAGGACTTCTACGTCAACAAGGTCGGTTTCAACGCCGATTTCGATGAGCGTCCCACGGACGGCATCCGCTTCGTGCAACTGACGCCGCCGGGTTCGGCGTGTTCCATCGCTATCGGCGAGGGCCTCACGGACGCCCCTCCGGGTTCGGCTCCCAACCTGCAAGTGGTGGTGGCGGACATCAACAAGGCCCACGAGCACCTCAAGGCCAACGGCGTGGACGTCAGCGACGTCGACGTCCAGGACTGGGGTCACTTTGTGTACTTTGCCGACCCGGACGGCAACCAGTGGGCGGTGCAGTACCTCCCACAGCGGCCCAATGGCTAA